A section of the Rummeliibacillus pycnus genome encodes:
- the mreBH gene encoding rod-share determining protein MreBH gives MFSTTAIGIDLGTANTLVYTKNKGIILNEPSVVAFNINTNEIIATGLEAKEMVGKTPKSIKAIRPLKDGVIADFDMTTAMIKAMMEKASKKMGASLRKPNVIVCTPSGATSVERLAIQDAVKQCGAKEVYLIDEPVAAAIGAELPVSDPIASVIVDIGGGTTEVGIISFGGIVTSNTMKLGGDHINEEIIQFARKEFNVLIGEPTAEKIKQEIGYALIDHATETLEIRGRDIVTGLPKTIQVSSLQIQDCIKESLLSILELISRTLESCPPELSGDIVDRGIVLTGGGSLLKGMTDWLSYKLDVPVHLAPEPLESVAVGTGKSLDTIHLLKK, from the coding sequence ATGTTTTCGACAACTGCAATCGGAATCGATCTTGGCACAGCCAATACGTTAGTATATACAAAAAACAAAGGAATTATCTTAAACGAGCCTTCAGTTGTAGCTTTCAACATAAACACAAATGAAATTATCGCAACTGGATTAGAAGCAAAAGAAATGGTTGGTAAAACCCCAAAATCTATTAAAGCTATACGTCCTTTAAAAGATGGTGTAATTGCTGATTTTGATATGACAACAGCAATGATCAAAGCAATGATGGAAAAAGCATCAAAAAAAATGGGCGCTTCCCTACGAAAACCAAATGTTATTGTTTGTACACCATCTGGAGCAACTTCTGTAGAACGTCTTGCGATTCAAGATGCTGTCAAACAATGTGGTGCAAAAGAAGTTTATTTAATTGATGAACCAGTTGCAGCAGCAATAGGTGCAGAACTACCTGTTAGTGATCCTATAGCTAGTGTTATCGTAGATATCGGTGGCGGTACAACAGAAGTAGGGATTATTTCTTTTGGTGGAATCGTTACTTCTAATACAATGAAACTTGGTGGAGACCACATAAATGAAGAAATTATTCAATTCGCACGTAAAGAATTTAACGTTTTAATTGGCGAACCAACTGCTGAAAAAATTAAACAAGAAATTGGTTATGCACTAATCGACCATGCAACAGAAACATTGGAAATTCGTGGACGTGATATTGTGACAGGACTTCCAAAAACGATTCAAGTCTCTTCTCTTCAAATTCAAGATTGTATAAAAGAGAGTCTATTATCGATCTTAGAATTGATCAGTAGAACACTAGAAAGTTGCCCTCCAGAATTATCTGGTGATATTGTAGATCGTGGAATTGTTTTAACTGGTGGTGGATCTCTATTAAAAGGCATGACAGATTGGCTTTCATATAAATTAGATGTACCTGTTCACTTAGCACCTGAACCATTAGAATCTGTGGCTGTAGGTACAGGAAAATCATTAGATACGATTCATTTACTAAAAAAATAA
- a CDS encoding aminopeptidase yields MKTFQEKLNSYAELAVKVGVNIQPNQYLFIQATVDNVEFVRLVTKKAYEAGAREVFVHYSDDVLTRMHYEFAPEDAFEFFAPWHAEEKNWLADHGAAFMTIKSQSPDLLKGIHSNHIAKQQKASGQALSHFRQATQSNKVSWTVIGAPSPDWAAKVYPNLSKDEQVPALWEAIFKTVRADLDDPLKAWEKHDTTLHEKVNYLNNKKYHKLHYTAPGTDLIIELPKEHIWSGGGSVNQSGKAFMANIPTEEVFTAPFKEGVNGYVSCTKPLSYGGNIIDHFTITFENGRIVKIEAQEGEEVLKNLVASDEGSHYLGEVALVPNQSPISASGLLFYNTLFDENASNHLAIGSAYAFCIENGTNMTQEELLNNGLNRSIAHVDFMVGSGEMNIDGITEDGKVEAVFRNGNWAF; encoded by the coding sequence ATGAAAACATTCCAAGAAAAGTTAAATAGCTATGCGGAATTAGCTGTTAAAGTAGGTGTGAATATTCAACCTAACCAATACTTATTTATCCAAGCTACAGTAGATAATGTAGAATTCGTTCGTCTTGTTACTAAAAAAGCATATGAAGCTGGTGCAAGAGAAGTATTTGTACACTATTCTGATGATGTGTTAACTCGAATGCATTATGAATTTGCTCCAGAAGATGCCTTTGAATTCTTTGCACCTTGGCATGCAGAAGAAAAAAACTGGTTAGCTGATCACGGAGCTGCATTTATGACGATTAAATCTCAAAGCCCTGATTTACTAAAAGGTATTCATTCAAATCATATTGCAAAACAACAAAAAGCATCCGGCCAAGCACTCAGCCATTTTCGCCAAGCCACTCAATCTAACAAAGTGAGTTGGACTGTAATTGGTGCTCCATCTCCTGATTGGGCAGCGAAAGTATATCCAAATCTTTCAAAAGATGAACAAGTGCCAGCTTTATGGGAAGCAATTTTTAAAACTGTACGTGCTGATCTTGATGACCCTCTAAAGGCTTGGGAAAAGCATGACACAACATTACATGAAAAAGTCAACTATCTAAATAACAAAAAATATCATAAACTTCACTACACAGCTCCTGGTACAGACTTAATAATCGAGTTGCCTAAAGAGCATATTTGGAGTGGTGGCGGTAGCGTAAACCAATCTGGTAAAGCTTTTATGGCAAACATCCCTACCGAAGAAGTATTTACTGCTCCTTTTAAAGAAGGCGTCAATGGCTATGTATCTTGTACAAAACCACTAAGTTATGGCGGTAATATTATTGACCATTTTACGATTACCTTTGAAAATGGACGAATTGTTAAAATCGAAGCACAAGAAGGAGAAGAAGTATTAAAAAACCTTGTTGCTTCAGATGAAGGTTCACATTATTTAGGAGAAGTTGCTCTAGTACCAAATCAGTCTCCAATTTCAGCATCTGGGTTACTATTCTATAACACATTATTTGATGAAAATGCATCAAACCATTTAGCAATTGGTAGCGCATATGCATTCTGTATTGAAAATGGGACGAATATGACCCAAGAAGAATTATTAAATAATGGCTTAAATCGTAGTATTGCCCATGTGGATTTTATGGTAGGTTCAGGTGAGATGAATATAGACGGAATTACAGAAGACGGTAAAGTAGAAGCAGTATTTCGAAATGGAAACTGGGCATTTTAA
- the motA gene encoding flagellar motor stator protein MotA, which yields MDLSSVVGLILGIIAVFVGMFLKGVTPDALLNPAAILIILLGTVAAVTIAFPKSELKKIPKLFKILFTEQKLVSDIEIIKLFSEWADLARREGLLALEGKVDEIDDPFLKNGLTLAIDGQNADYIRDVLTEEVEAMEERHTNGALIFTQAGTYAPTLGVLGAVVGLIAALKDMNDVDKLGHAISAAFVATLLGIFTGYVLWHPFANKLKTKSGIEARQKMMMIEGILSVLEGEAPRVIEQKLSSYLSKEERKQIMEESGANGLGKED from the coding sequence ATGGATTTATCATCAGTTGTGGGGCTTATATTGGGGATCATAGCAGTATTTGTGGGGATGTTCCTTAAAGGTGTTACTCCAGATGCATTGCTCAACCCAGCTGCTATATTAATCATTCTTTTAGGAACTGTAGCAGCAGTAACGATAGCGTTCCCTAAGAGTGAATTAAAGAAAATACCAAAATTATTTAAAATCTTATTTACAGAGCAAAAATTAGTTAGCGATATCGAAATTATTAAATTGTTTTCTGAATGGGCTGACTTAGCAAGACGTGAAGGATTACTTGCTTTAGAAGGTAAAGTTGATGAAATTGATGATCCTTTTTTGAAAAACGGTTTAACTTTGGCGATAGATGGTCAAAACGCAGATTATATACGTGATGTACTAACTGAAGAAGTAGAAGCTATGGAAGAACGACATACGAATGGTGCTCTGATTTTCACACAAGCAGGTACATATGCTCCAACATTAGGGGTACTCGGTGCGGTTGTTGGTTTAATCGCAGCATTAAAAGATATGAATGATGTCGACAAATTAGGACATGCCATTTCTGCAGCATTTGTGGCTACATTACTAGGGATTTTCACCGGTTATGTATTATGGCATCCATTTGCCAATAAGCTTAAAACTAAATCTGGTATCGAAGCACGTCAAAAGATGATGATGATTGAAGGAATTCTTTCAGTTTTAGAAGGGGAGGCTCCTCGCGTAATCGAACAAAAACTTTCTTCATATTTATCAAAAGAAGAACGCAAACAAATTATGGAAGAAAGCGGGGCGAATGGCCTTGGCAAAGAAGACTAG
- the motB gene encoding flagellar motor protein MotB, translating into MAKKTRKRKKEHGEIPESWLLPYSDLLTLLLALFIVLFASSSVDTQKLYQLSSVFNAVFDGGSGVMEYPSAVDPTNPKSIANSKNSAYLEDQKSLSKIKGKVDDFIAVHELEKQFETKLTDDGLLVTIRDSVLYDPGKADVKEEYKATAKELSKLLVFDPKRNVVITGYTDNVPMHNAEFASNWELSVMRAVNFLTLIVDNNPKLDSAYFSAKGYGENNPIATNNTAEGRAKNRRVEVLIQPLVKKDGTPTNPSSQTDSLNKTDNKETKTTK; encoded by the coding sequence TTGGCAAAGAAGACTAGAAAACGCAAAAAGGAACATGGTGAAATTCCAGAGTCATGGCTGCTTCCATATTCCGATCTTCTCACTTTGTTGTTAGCATTATTTATTGTATTATTTGCATCTAGTTCAGTAGACACTCAAAAGTTATATCAACTTTCCTCTGTGTTCAATGCAGTGTTTGATGGAGGGAGTGGGGTAATGGAATATCCTTCTGCAGTCGATCCTACAAATCCAAAAAGTATTGCGAATAGCAAAAACTCAGCTTATTTAGAAGATCAAAAATCACTTTCAAAAATTAAAGGAAAAGTAGATGATTTTATAGCTGTACACGAGTTAGAAAAACAATTCGAAACAAAGTTAACGGATGATGGTCTTCTTGTAACAATTCGAGATAGTGTGTTATATGATCCAGGTAAAGCAGATGTAAAAGAAGAATATAAAGCTACAGCTAAGGAATTGTCGAAACTTCTTGTTTTTGATCCAAAAAGAAATGTAGTTATTACAGGTTACACGGATAATGTTCCTATGCACAATGCGGAATTTGCATCTAACTGGGAACTAAGTGTAATGCGAGCTGTAAATTTCTTAACGCTTATTGTTGATAATAATCCAAAACTAGATTCAGCTTACTTTAGTGCTAAAGGTTATGGAGAAAATAATCCAATTGCAACAAATAATACAGCTGAAGGTCGTGCAAAGAACCGTCGAGTAGAAGTACTAATTCAACCATTAGTGAAAAAAGATGGTACACCAACAAACCCTTCAAGCCAAACTGATTCGTTAAACAAAACAGATAATAAAGAAACAAAAACAACAAAATAA
- a CDS encoding DUF1128 domain-containing protein: MNLAQPTAENVTFMIEAIKDKLRMVNADAMKSEHFSTENYEDLVFLYEMVMKRDAFSPSEMQAIVAELGSLRKD; this comes from the coding sequence TTGAATCTTGCACAACCAACAGCAGAGAATGTAACTTTCATGATTGAAGCAATTAAAGATAAACTTCGTATGGTTAATGCAGATGCGATGAAATCAGAACATTTTAGCACTGAAAACTATGAAGACTTAGTTTTCTTATATGAAATGGTCATGAAGCGTGACGCTTTTAGTCCAAGTGAAATGCAAGCAATTGTTGCCGAACTAGGTTCACTACGTAAAGATTAA
- a CDS encoding YtxH domain-containing protein: protein MSNKLVTGIALGAVAGAALSMLDRSTRETTTKKVKHLVVDVQYYAYNPEELVNKIQSTTSKVQSMYKTFMHDKDFYLEKFNEIQELTPQVKEIVLETKEVFTAGIEKEKKNPSESIIHL, encoded by the coding sequence ATGTCTAACAAATTAGTTACAGGAATTGCATTAGGAGCAGTTGCGGGAGCAGCATTAAGTATGTTGGATAGAAGCACACGTGAAACTACAACTAAAAAGGTTAAGCACCTGGTAGTCGATGTACAATATTATGCATATAATCCTGAAGAATTGGTTAACAAGATTCAGTCTACAACAAGCAAAGTTCAATCTATGTATAAAACTTTTATGCACGACAAAGACTTCTATTTAGAAAAGTTTAATGAAATTCAAGAATTAACGCCACAAGTTAAGGAAATAGTTCTTGAGACAAAAGAAGTATTTACTGCAGGAATTGAAAAAGAAAAGAAAAATCCCTCTGAATCCATTATTCATCTATAA
- a CDS encoding YihY/virulence factor BrkB family protein → MEKHRKRKKSSGYKVSRNSKTRSTNRENKSSEVLNKMKLMQIEKKGILDQKYDVTELKGFVLAFFQRLKYADITGFGAQLAYFFLLSLFPLLIFLMTLLPFLDFPTDIIYTILENMLPSQVYTMIEGTISEVLEYRNGGLLSIGIIGTIWSASNGVNALGKSLNRSYNQVETRPYVIARLMSVMFTLMLILLIVVALVLPVFGEQIGLFLFSSFGFEADFFVIWNKFRLLLPPVLIFVVLTLMYWIMPNIKLYLRSVLVGALFSTVAWLFVSYAFSFYINHFANYSATYGSIGGIIILMLWLYVTGIILMVGGQLNAIMQQRREILEKKKRNR, encoded by the coding sequence ATGGAGAAACATAGAAAACGTAAAAAGTCTTCTGGATATAAGGTTTCTAGAAACTCCAAAACAAGGTCAACTAATAGAGAAAATAAATCTTCTGAAGTGCTTAATAAGATGAAGCTTATGCAAATAGAGAAAAAGGGTATTTTAGATCAAAAATATGATGTTACAGAACTAAAGGGATTTGTGTTGGCTTTTTTTCAACGATTGAAGTATGCAGATATTACTGGATTTGGTGCACAATTAGCCTATTTCTTTTTGTTATCATTATTTCCTTTGTTAATATTCTTAATGACCTTATTGCCTTTTTTAGATTTTCCAACGGATATAATTTATACAATTTTAGAGAATATGCTACCAAGTCAAGTCTATACAATGATTGAAGGAACGATTTCGGAGGTACTCGAATATCGTAATGGTGGTTTATTGTCCATTGGGATTATTGGAACGATTTGGTCTGCTTCCAATGGTGTAAATGCTTTGGGTAAATCTTTAAATCGTTCTTATAACCAAGTGGAAACAAGGCCGTATGTTATTGCAAGATTGATGTCTGTTATGTTTACCTTGATGCTAATCTTATTAATTGTTGTTGCCCTTGTACTACCTGTTTTTGGGGAACAAATTGGTTTGTTTTTATTTTCATCCTTTGGCTTTGAGGCTGATTTTTTTGTGATTTGGAATAAATTCCGATTACTTTTGCCGCCTGTGCTAATATTCGTTGTTCTAACATTAATGTATTGGATTATGCCGAATATAAAATTATATTTAAGAAGTGTATTAGTAGGTGCGTTATTTTCTACAGTTGCATGGCTCTTTGTTTCCTATGCCTTTTCTTTCTATATAAATCATTTTGCAAATTACTCTGCTACATATGGCAGTATAGGTGGGATTATCATTCTCATGTTATGGTTGTATGTAACGGGAATAATATTAATGGTAGGCGGTCAACTGAATGCTATTATGCAACAGCGAAGAGAAATACTAGAAAAAAAGAAAAGAAATCGATAA
- a CDS encoding heavy metal translocating P-type ATPase: protein MELVKENRYHLIEKMKEHAELIAAIFSGVLILIAWILGKNAENTASIIFYLLAFIIGGFAKAKEGVEETIANKELNVEFLMILAAIGSAIIGYWTEGAILIFIFAVSGALETYAMNKSHKEISALMDLQPEEAWLVKENGEVERVSIGSLQLGDHLLIKPGERVPTDGVIIEGSTSIDEAAITGESIPVTKLVGADVFAGTVNMTGAITMEMTKPNSESLFQKIIDLVQSAQSEKSPSQQFIERFEGTYVKCVLAVVALMMFVPHFLLDWSWTTTFYRAMVLLVVASPCALVASIMPATLSAISNGARNGVLFKGGLHIEHLSVLKAIAFDKTGTLTQGKPVVTDFIVREGENEQQMLSIIAGIEAKSNHPLAQAITSFAKERGLDSFHQAQIEDVPGWGLKATVDGNVYKVGKSEFVGKMEAFEFAEGIAPKLAEEGKTVVFLADHKGIVAVAAMKDTVREESKKAIALLKNLGIHTVMLTGDNEKTAKVIAKEAGVDAYIAECLPETKVNHIKELMKEYTHVGMVGDGINDAPALATSTTGIAMGEGTDVALETADVVLMKNDLSKIAYAVKLSRKMQTIVKQNIMFSISVIVLLIISNFLQAVDLPLGVVGHEGSTILVILNSLRLLKKI, encoded by the coding sequence ATGGAATTAGTAAAAGAGAATCGTTATCATCTAATTGAGAAAATGAAGGAACATGCAGAACTTATAGCCGCTATATTTTCTGGTGTATTAATCTTAATAGCATGGATATTAGGAAAAAATGCTGAAAATACAGCTTCAATTATCTTCTATTTACTAGCATTCATTATTGGCGGGTTTGCAAAAGCGAAAGAAGGCGTTGAAGAAACAATTGCCAACAAAGAACTTAATGTCGAATTTTTAATGATATTGGCAGCTATTGGATCTGCTATCATTGGTTATTGGACTGAAGGTGCTATTCTTATCTTCATATTTGCCGTTAGTGGTGCATTAGAAACTTACGCAATGAATAAAAGTCATAAGGAAATTTCTGCTTTAATGGATTTACAACCTGAGGAAGCATGGTTAGTCAAAGAAAATGGTGAAGTCGAACGAGTATCTATTGGTTCACTACAATTAGGCGATCACTTATTAATCAAACCTGGTGAAAGAGTACCAACAGATGGTGTTATTATCGAGGGTTCTACTTCAATCGATGAAGCCGCTATTACAGGTGAATCAATTCCTGTTACGAAATTAGTTGGTGCAGATGTATTTGCTGGAACTGTCAATATGACAGGCGCTATTACGATGGAAATGACTAAGCCAAACTCTGAGTCATTATTCCAAAAAATTATTGATCTTGTTCAATCTGCCCAAAGTGAAAAATCGCCTTCACAACAATTTATCGAACGTTTTGAAGGAACATATGTAAAATGTGTTTTAGCTGTAGTTGCTCTTATGATGTTTGTCCCCCACTTTCTTCTAGATTGGAGCTGGACAACAACATTCTATCGTGCCATGGTTTTATTAGTTGTAGCTTCGCCATGTGCCCTAGTTGCTTCAATTATGCCTGCTACCTTATCAGCAATTTCAAACGGAGCTCGAAACGGTGTGTTATTTAAAGGTGGATTACACATTGAACATCTAAGCGTATTAAAAGCAATCGCGTTTGATAAAACAGGTACACTTACACAAGGTAAACCAGTTGTAACCGACTTTATTGTTCGTGAAGGTGAAAATGAACAGCAAATGCTATCAATTATTGCTGGAATAGAAGCTAAATCCAACCACCCGCTTGCCCAAGCAATTACTTCTTTTGCTAAAGAACGTGGTCTCGACTCATTCCATCAAGCACAGATTGAGGATGTACCTGGTTGGGGATTAAAAGCTACAGTGGATGGCAATGTATACAAAGTTGGTAAATCAGAATTTGTAGGAAAAATGGAAGCATTTGAATTTGCGGAAGGAATTGCACCTAAACTTGCCGAAGAAGGAAAAACAGTAGTCTTCTTAGCAGATCATAAAGGCATCGTTGCGGTTGCTGCTATGAAAGATACAGTACGAGAAGAATCCAAAAAGGCTATTGCTCTTTTAAAAAATTTAGGTATTCATACTGTAATGTTAACAGGTGATAATGAAAAAACGGCAAAAGTAATTGCAAAAGAAGCTGGTGTAGATGCTTATATTGCGGAATGTCTACCTGAAACAAAGGTTAATCATATTAAAGAATTAATGAAAGAATACACACATGTTGGCATGGTCGGTGATGGGATCAATGATGCACCTGCCCTAGCCACATCTACAACTGGTATTGCCATGGGAGAAGGTACTGACGTTGCACTTGAAACAGCAGATGTTGTATTAATGAAAAACGATCTTTCTAAAATTGCTTATGCAGTAAAACTTTCACGAAAAATGCAAACAATCGTAAAGCAAAATATCATGTTCTCAATCTCTGTGATTGTATTACTGATTATTTCCAACTTCCTTCAAGCAGTAGACTTACCACTTGGGGTTGTCGGTCATGAAGGAAGTACGATATTAGTTATTCTAAACAGTTTAAGATTATTAAAAAAGATATAA
- a CDS encoding fumarate hydratase, with the protein MNLETLEQSIYNLVTETSTNLPKDVRRAIKKAKDAENAGTRAAMSLDTIANNIFMADEHVSPICQDTGLPTFKIKTPIGVNQLEIKEVIRKAIVQATKDAKLRPNSVDSLTGKNSGDNLGAGVPVMKFEQWEKDYIEVKLILKGGGCENKNIQYSLPCELEGLGRAGRDLDGIRKCILHSVYQAQGQGCSAGFIGVGIGGDRSSGYDLAKEQLFRHVDDTNPIPELAQLEDYILEKANTLGIGTMGFGGEATLLGCKIGVMNRIPASFYVSVAYNCWAYRRMAVDIDANTGEIKKWHYQEGEKIAFDDAAATTHEEPKKEVIELQAPISEEQIRSLHVGDVVKITGRMYTGRDAIHHHLMSHDAPVDLNGQIVYHCGPVMAKDENDNWTVKAAGPTTSIREEPYQGDIMKKFGIRAVMGKGGMGPKTLKALQEHGGVYLNAIGGAAQYYADCIKSVDGVDLMEFGIPEAMWHLSVEDFTAVVTMDSHGNSLHADVQKTSLEKLAEHAERVF; encoded by the coding sequence ATGAATCTAGAAACGCTAGAACAGAGTATTTACAATTTAGTGACTGAAACTTCTACTAACTTACCAAAAGACGTTCGACGTGCAATTAAAAAGGCGAAGGACGCAGAAAACGCTGGTACTCGTGCCGCAATGAGCTTAGATACAATCGCCAATAATATCTTCATGGCTGATGAACATGTTTCACCAATCTGCCAAGATACTGGTCTTCCTACTTTCAAAATAAAAACTCCTATTGGCGTTAACCAACTTGAAATTAAAGAAGTAATTCGAAAAGCAATCGTACAAGCAACAAAAGATGCAAAATTACGTCCAAACTCTGTTGATTCACTAACTGGTAAAAATAGTGGTGATAACTTGGGTGCTGGAGTTCCTGTTATGAAATTTGAACAATGGGAAAAAGATTATATTGAAGTTAAGTTGATTTTAAAAGGTGGCGGCTGCGAAAACAAAAACATCCAATATAGTTTGCCGTGTGAACTAGAAGGGCTAGGTCGTGCCGGTCGTGACCTAGATGGTATTCGTAAATGTATCTTACATTCTGTTTATCAAGCACAAGGTCAAGGCTGTTCAGCTGGCTTCATTGGTGTTGGTATAGGTGGAGATCGTTCTTCTGGATATGATTTAGCAAAAGAACAATTATTCCGTCATGTTGATGATACAAATCCAATTCCTGAGCTAGCACAATTAGAAGATTACATATTAGAGAAAGCTAATACACTAGGCATTGGAACAATGGGCTTTGGTGGTGAAGCAACATTACTAGGTTGTAAAATTGGTGTCATGAATCGTATTCCAGCTTCTTTCTATGTTTCCGTAGCATATAACTGCTGGGCTTATCGCAGAATGGCTGTTGATATTGATGCGAATACAGGTGAAATTAAAAAATGGCATTATCAAGAGGGCGAAAAAATTGCATTTGATGATGCAGCAGCAACTACACATGAAGAACCAAAAAAAGAAGTAATTGAATTACAAGCACCTATTTCAGAAGAACAAATTCGCTCACTTCATGTTGGTGACGTAGTGAAAATCACCGGCAGAATGTACACTGGTCGAGATGCTATTCACCATCATTTAATGAGTCATGATGCTCCAGTGGATCTAAATGGTCAAATCGTCTATCACTGTGGTCCTGTAATGGCGAAAGATGAAAATGATAACTGGACTGTTAAAGCGGCAGGTCCTACAACATCTATCCGTGAAGAACCATATCAAGGTGATATTATGAAAAAATTTGGTATCCGAGCAGTTATGGGTAAAGGCGGCATGGGACCAAAAACGTTAAAAGCTCTACAAGAACATGGTGGTGTTTACTTAAATGCAATCGGTGGTGCAGCACAATATTATGCAGACTGCATAAAATCAGTTGATGGCGTAGATTTAATGGAGTTTGGTATTCCTGAAGCAATGTGGCACCTAAGTGTAGAAGATTTTACTGCTGTAGTTACAATGGATTCACATGGTAACTCATTACACGCAGATGTTCAAAAAACTTCACTAGAGAAATTAGCGGAACACGCTGAACGCGTATTTTAA
- a CDS encoding SE1561 family protein, producing the protein MSKSITDKEQQVNYLKERLQIFVEVLDAIDPETADLQDIDRLIAMMDDLEEKMDQFKNRPEI; encoded by the coding sequence ATGAGCAAATCAATTACGGATAAAGAACAACAAGTAAATTATTTGAAAGAACGTCTGCAAATTTTCGTAGAAGTACTAGATGCTATTGATCCTGAAACAGCAGACTTACAAGATATCGATCGCCTTATTGCTATGATGGACGATTTAGAAGAAAAAATGGATCAATTCAAAAACCGTCCTGAAATTTAA
- a CDS encoding MFS transporter, with product MEAAVELSHQLENKKLWILVIIVSISGFSQGMLMPLISVIFEQDGISSSLNGLNATGLYIGTLLISPFIEQPLRKFGYKPIILVGGAIVFLSLLLFPFWKNVLFWFILRLLIGIGDHSLHYSTQTWITSSSPEHRLGKNIAIYGLSFGIGFAVGPLFVPLTKISEAFPFILSSILCILAWSLVFFLNNEKPEPIQAKSVENNMLKRYTITLKYAWIACLPALCYGFLESSLNSLFPVYALRNHFEVSMVSFILAAFSIGGIITQIPLGALGDKIGRRKIVLSSLLGGGIFFGLGSIVESHDMLVAISFFCAGMFCGSLFSLGISYMSDLTPRELLPTGNLMCSIFFSVGSLTGPLLGGLYLQYVHKYSFLLLVSLILMAIFIISLIFGRQGNRPTV from the coding sequence ATGGAGGCAGCAGTGGAACTAAGTCATCAATTAGAAAACAAAAAACTATGGATTTTGGTTATCATCGTATCCATTTCAGGGTTCTCTCAAGGTATGTTAATGCCGCTTATTTCAGTTATTTTTGAACAAGATGGTATTTCTTCATCGTTAAATGGTTTAAATGCAACAGGGCTTTATATAGGTACGTTATTAATATCGCCCTTTATTGAACAACCCTTGCGAAAATTCGGTTATAAACCAATCATTTTAGTCGGGGGAGCAATTGTTTTTCTCTCTCTTTTATTATTTCCATTTTGGAAGAATGTATTATTTTGGTTTATTCTTCGATTGTTAATCGGTATCGGCGATCACTCATTACATTATTCTACACAAACCTGGATTACTAGTTCTTCTCCAGAGCATCGTCTTGGCAAAAATATCGCTATTTATGGGCTATCATTTGGTATAGGATTTGCTGTAGGACCACTATTTGTACCGTTGACCAAAATCTCTGAAGCGTTTCCGTTTATCCTTTCTTCTATACTTTGCATATTGGCTTGGTCTCTTGTATTCTTTTTGAACAATGAAAAACCAGAACCAATACAAGCAAAAAGTGTAGAAAACAATATGCTTAAACGTTATACAATCACATTAAAATATGCGTGGATTGCTTGTTTACCTGCACTTTGCTATGGTTTTTTAGAATCCTCTTTAAATTCCTTATTCCCCGTATATGCGCTAAGAAATCATTTCGAAGTTTCGATGGTATCGTTTATTTTAGCGGCATTTTCAATCGGTGGAATTATTACGCAAATACCTCTAGGTGCTTTAGGAGATAAAATTGGACGTAGGAAAATCGTTTTAAGTTCTTTGTTAGGTGGAGGAATATTTTTTGGATTAGGAAGTATTGTTGAATCACACGATATGCTTGTAGCGATTAGCTTCTTTTGTGCAGGTATGTTCTGTGGGTCATTATTTTCACTTGGTATTTCTTATATGAGTGATTTAACGCCAAGGGAGCTACTGCCAACTGGAAATCTGATGTGTAGTATATTCTTTAGTGTTGGTAGCTTAACAGGGCCATTATTAGGTGGACTGTACCTACAATATGTACACAAGTATAGTTTTTTGCTGTTAGTATCGCTCATTTTAATGGCTATTTTTATCATAAGTCTGATTTTTGGAAGGCAAGGTAATAGGCCAACTGTATAA